The sequence AAAACCCCGATAGTGTTGACTATCAGGGCTTTACAATGTGGAGACGGAGAGATACTCTCAGATCTGTATGTAGTTGCGACTCAGCCGTTTAGCCGAATAATCCTTACTTTTTGTATGGTTTACCAACTGCTTCACTTATGATTGTGCTATAGCCAGTTGAGCCGCGTTCGGAAAAAAACGTACTACTAAATCATTATACCTTTCTTGTAGGTCAAAATACTTTTGCTGTAACTCCCAGTGTATTTCAGCCGGTACGGTTCCGTCTGTTACCGTTAATTTCTCCCCTCCTTTTACGGGTTGCGGCTCCTTTAATACAACGTCTCCAAAAAAAGCATCTAACGAAAAGTCTAACTTTTCTGCATACGGCCTTAGTACTTTTCTTGTTAATCGCTCACTTTTCATGTGCTTATCGACTGCGGCTCTGGTTACGCCAAATTGGCTTGCTAATTCACTCATATTAAAGCCTTTAGCCTTAATAATTGTCCTTAGCTTATTCCCGTGATGTTCCATATCAATAAATTATTTACAATTTTTAGTTGACATATATTACAACATAATGTATTGTTGCGAACATTTAAACGTAATTGTCTGACGTTTGAACGTAAAACTAACGCAAAGTTTAACCATAAGCCAACCCTTTTTATTATGAGCAAAACAATAACCCACTCTTCTAAAAGACTAAACGTTTTAGGATATGCTTACAAAAACGCTACAGTAGCAAATCAACTACGTTTTAAAGCAGAATTGTTAGAAGCTGGTGAACGAGACAAAGCCAACTATTGGCGCGCCTTCCGCGATGTCTGGCAGTATTCGGAGTATATAGGGAAAGCGCCATTTGTAATTGTCGTTATCGCCGACGAAGTGCTTGACTTTGAGAATCAACCTATCTCCGAGCTACCCCTATGAAAAAGTACAGGTTTCACTACCGCACGTTAGGGCGCGGGATTAAAGGCGTGGTCAATGTCAAGGCTGAGAATTTCGCCGATGCGACCCGCCTGTTTTTTGAGAATACCAAGCGTAAAAGCTTTCGGACTTTTTATGTGGAGTTCCCCTAAATCCGTTTGACTCAATTCCAATGAGCAAAGCCGCTGATAAACCCATTAAATTTTTACTGATTATGGACTACCTGGAAAAGAAATATGATTTTCGGTTTAACACCGTTTCGATTGACCTGGAATATAAAACCAAACAGGAAACCGATTGGAAAACCCTCAACCCCGCCGATTTAGAAGTTGAGCTACTGCGCGAAGGCTTTACGGGCTTTGATAAGCAGTTAGCCGCTTTATTGAAGTCCTCCTTTGTGCCCCGCTTTGACCCTATTCTCGAATACTTTGAGAGTTTGCCCCCCTGGGATAATCAGAACGATTACATCGGTATTCTAGCCAATTATGTACGAACAACCGATCAGGAATTTTACCTCCGACAGTTTAAAAAAATGCTGGTGCGCATGGTGGCACAAGGACTCAATGCCATCGCCTTTAATAAGCACTGTTTTACGTTTTATTCCAATCAGAATGACGGCAAAACCTACTTTTTTGAGAACCTGCTGCAAGGCACCGGCCTAGCCGAATACGCCAAAAAGAATATTGAATTTGAGGGCAAAGATGCGAAGCGATCCCTGGCCGAAAACTTCATGATTAACCTCGATGAATTGGCCGGGTTAAGCAAACAGGATGTCAACCGGGCGAAGGCGTTTTTCTCCGAATCACAAATCAAATTGCGCCTTCCCTACGACAAAAAGGACTCGATTATGTCGCGCCGGGCGTCGTTCGTGGGCTCGACTAACCAGCGCGAATTTCTGGTCGATGAAACGGGAAACGTGCGCTGGATCGTCTTTGAAGTGCTCTCCATTAATCACGACAACGGGGGGCCGAATGGCTACAAAGCCGTTGACATCAATAAAGTCTGGGCGCAAGCCTATTTTCTGTTTAAGAACGATTACCCGGTTCAACTCGACAAAGACGAGATTGCCCACAGCGAGAACAACAATGCCCGCTATGGCCGCGATAGTGTCGAATACCAGATGTTGCTGCAATACTTCACGCCGGTAGGCAAAGAGCAGGGCGGCACGTTTTATCAACCCTACAAGCTGGTGGAGCGGCTAACCCAACTGGCCAGCAATACCGTCCGGCTCACCAGCGAAAATATAGGCCGGGCGTTAAAGAAAATGGGCGTCGAAAAGGCACAGACCCGAATAGGACAATTACCCGTTTGGGGCTACTACCTGACCGAGAACTTGCTGAACGCAGCCGATCAGCCAGGAGGCAAGTCTGACATCCCTTTCTAAAAAAAAACTCTTTTCTCAAAAACAACCTACTACACTTACTACATACTACCTATCACTCAGACGATCAGTCTATTATATGTAGTAACTCTGTTAGAACTAACCTACTACAAACTTACTACTACTTACTACAAAACAGCGATTTTTAAGTAGTATGTAGTAAGTAGGGTTTTGGAAGAACGGGGTTGTAAGGGGCGGTAAACCAGTGAGTTACCGCCGAATGTAGTAGGATGTAGGATGTAGTACCCTACTTTTTGAAAATTATTTTTTTTTCATTCACTCCCTTTTCTTTTAGCGGCCTAAGAAATTGGATTAAGCCGCTAAAAGAAAAGTAAAATCCTACCGCAACGATGATTGAATTACAGACCATCGAACAGTTGAAACAGGCGGTTCGTATTACGGACTATTTGTACTCGAAAGGCTTTACGCCCTGCAACAGTACCGGCAAACAATTCGTCTACCGCTCACCACTTACCAACGAGAAATCGGCTTCGTTTTTTGTGGAACCGGAGTTGAACGTTTTCAGCGATTTTTCGTCTGGCGAGAAAGGCGATAATATCCGGCTGGTACGGTTGATTGATCAGGTGGACTTTGTGACGGCCATTCGCACCCTGCAACGCTTGCAACCCTACGAAAGCGTTCCCTTCTCCCTGGGTGCATCGAAAGAGTACATTCTGCAACCCGATCAGCAACGGCACGAAATAACAGCCATTTGCCCCCTGCAACATCGGGCCCTGGTGCAGTACCTGGAAAAACGGGCGATTCCCTTTGCTATGGCTTTTAACTACGTGAAGGAGATCCACTACCGATTAAATGCCGATGGTCGGCACTACTTCGGTATTGGCTTCGAGACGGATAAAGGCAGTTGGGCGGTTCGCTCGGAGAACTTCAAAACCCACATTGGTAGCCAGTCGGTAACGACCCTCGAAACGCCGGGTTCGACTTCGATCAATCTGTTTGAGGGCTTTTTTGACTTCCTGTCGGCGCTGGTCTATTTCCGGGTCAAGACCATGCGCAATACGGCTATCATTCTCAATACGACGACCAATCTAAATAAAGTAATCGACCGTCTCAAGGCGGCTCAATGCGTGTACACCTTCCTGGACAATGACAAAGGAGGGCGTAAAGCGCTGGACGACATCAAGGCGGCCGGCTGTACAGTCATTGACCGCTCGACGCTGTACGCCGATTACAATGATTTTAACGAGCGTTTACAGGCACTATAACTCACAACCATATAGGCTTACCGTAGGCTTTCAGAGGGCTTTTGTCAGGCTTTCGGGAAAAATACGGTTGGCTTTCGGCTGGCTTTACTCACCTATAAATCAAACAAACGATGCTAACACCCACCTTTAACACCAGCCCAAAACGCTTTATGATTCGGGCGCTTCACGACCCTAGTGATTGCGGTATCATCAAAGCCAAGTCGGTCGAAGATGCCATCAATAAAACCCTCAAGGCCATGTGCCAGATCGCCCGGCGAGAAAATAAAATCCTGGTGCCTTTTGAGGTCATTGAGCTAGGTAGCGAATAAATCAGACTAACTGGTAGTAAGCAGACTTAAGCTTCCTATTATGTAAACAACAAGCCCGGCCAATGTTGGCCGGGCTTGTTGTCATTTAACAGTCTGCTAATATGTTCGGTGATAGCTAATGAGACCATGTTAAGTACTCTATCTGGTCAGTGTAAATCCGTACTTTGGGGAATGATTATAACTTCCCAATTGATAGATCACTATTTTATTGCATTCGTTACTAGCTACATAACAAGGCCAAATCACCCCCGCTCTTGTGGTTGAAAGCATTAAATCAACTCTAAATACTTTGCCAGTGTATCCCCCAAAGCCTGAAGAGTTGGTTTCATCTGTACTGTAAATTTTGTCAACAATCTTGCCTAACTCGATCCTATTTTCAAATAGTGAATCAGGGTCAATGATATGGTTTTGGGCAGTAAATGTAACTGTTCCTGTTCTTGTAGTCCCCGGAGGAGAGCGGTTTGATTCAAAGCGCCAGGTACCAATGATATTTTGCTCAATCGGTGGAGCTTGACAAGTGGTTTGGGTACTAGGTGGATCGTTTGGGGGCGGTAAGGGCGTAATTCGAATTCGACAAGCTTGAGTAACTGTTAGAAGAGCAAATAAAACCGCTAGTTGGTTTAAAGTGGTTTTCATACGAAGAGCTATTTGTTTGCATAACGAGAAAGCTCTTTTATTCTTTTATAAAATAGAGTAGTTATTACAAAGCGAATCCATCTACTTTTACAACCACCACGACACTTATACAAAAGAACGTATGCCAATAAACGACAGCAGGTATTGTATCAACGCAGCTAAGGGTATCCCTGCTTTTGTCGTATTGCTGATTTGTTGGTTTAGCACATTATTCTCCTGTAAGGACTCAGCTTACTCGCATATTGACTATTTCAAGGATGGATCTATTAAGACTACATGTAAAACGATCGAGGATAGTATCGTTCTGATAACTGACTATTACCAAAATCATACGATTAAAAATGTTAGAACGGCTGTCAATGGCCAACTCAAAGGTATTTCTCAATCTTTTAATGAGCAGGGGGTAATGATAGCCAAAACAACCTGGCTGCATGATAAACAGCATGGGCAAAGTCTGTATTATTATCCAAATGGAAGATTGAAGCAGAGGGTAAATTTTATGTACGGTTTACGATGTGGCGAGTATAAAGAGTACTATAACTCAACCGGTAATCAAGTTCGCTTTTTGGTTAATTACTTGGTAATAGGAAAGAAGGAGTACCCTAATGAGTATTTTGAGTATGATCGAGCTGGTAAATTAATAAATCAATCACCCCTTGTAAAGGCTGCTTATAAGACCAATTATAGTGATTGCACAGCTCACCTCACTTTGCAGTTAATCACTCCAGACTTTCCGGAAATGACGGTCTTAATTGGAAACTATGATGCCTTCTTTAACCTAAATGATTCTACAAGCTTGCATACATATAGCACTACACGTCTTCTGAACAATGTAGCTATTAAATTGCCTGTAGTCAATGACACAATAATAAGAGGTGTGATAGTAAACTATAAGCAGTTAAAGAGTGATAGAAAGCCTCTAACTAAAATGATGGGCAAAGATCTATATTGGAGTTTGGCGATTAAAGGTTGCCAAAGGTTAAACTCGCATTTAACGAGTATCGACTAGACTTGTATTTTACTAATTAATTAAGCATATACGTACAAAATAATCTTACGTCTTTTTTATCATAACATAATGGTAGTTATATGGGGATTCTGAAAAAAAAATATAACCTACTGCCACACAGCTGATTGATACTATTACCAGACTCGTTCTATAACTAACTTTATATAATATGAATGAAGTAAGTTGTAACATATATCTTTGTAGAGTTAAAGATTAGAAAAAGTCAAAAATTCTTAAAAAAAATGGAAAAGGATTTTATAATCATCAAAGTAAGTTGGCGTACTAGGAGAATCAGGAATTACGATGCAACTGAAGAGAACGCAAAGACCCTAGTTTATTTTAAAGCATTAATTAATTTTTTACAGAACAATGAACTAACTACTCGTGTAATATTACCCGATAATGGCATAGTAACAGATGAAACGTGCATTCGTAAATCGGACTTGACAGAATTTGGCTATCAATTATTTGCAAAGAAGCATTTTGACAAATGGGTAGATGCTATTTTTGATAGAGGTAAAGACCCTACTGACGTAAAGGCACTTAAAAAGGCTTTACAAAAAATAGTAAGCAGCCAATAATGTAAAAGAATTGTCTTTTCATACATTGCTTCTTTGCTACATAACTCACTTCATGTAAAGAAATTAACTCAATAAATGCAAAAAGAATAAATTTAGCGTAAATTATAATAATACAATTTTCAATATCTACTTTCACAACATTTGCATACTTGCCTACGGCCATTTTATAGGGTACGATAATTCTTTATAGGTAATACGATTTTCATAATTTAGAAGAAATATATGCAACGAATCATAAGCCTGTTTATAATTCAGCGCTCTTTGAAAATTGTCATTGATTTGATCACTAAAGGCTAACAAACTATCCTTTGGCCATTTCTTAAACTCACCCGCTAAACTTAAAGGCTCAAGAATTATTTCAGCAGATGCATTTTTTTCAGGAAGGCGTTTTATATCAAAATGATGACTAAAATAGAAATCAATTTGAGGGTGCAATCGCTCAAACTCATTGATAAAAGTTTGCTCCTTAGCAGTTAGGTTGGGGCTATGTATCGTCCCCATACCGATTCCCCAAAGAATATAGTAAGATGCGTAAGAAATAACGCAGAAGGCGATTGAGATAGCTATAAACCATTTCCAGTTTTTTTTCACGGTATATGGAAGCGTGTAAAACCAATTCTAATTTCCTGTTATATAAGTGCTTAAACAAGGCTGCGTAAGTATAAACGTTTCTTCTCGAAAGACATAGTCTTATCTCACGGTTCCCTCAGGTGGTCGGTTTACGCTATCGAGCGTCATCTAACTTAGATCTGACCACCAGAATAGTTAGTTCGTATCCATGTAATGCTTTATCATTACAGTCACTTTACATATAGCAGATTATACAACAGAAATGGGTGCACGGATAAGTACAGTATATTTTGATTTTAACCCTACCCAAACAGAGGTTCTATCTACTTTGAGTAAGATAGCAGGGAAAGAATTAACAGTTGAGTACTTAGGGGAAAACGGCCTATCTATTAGTATAGAAAATCAAAAAGTAGACATTGTAGTTGAGTGGATCAATAAGCGCCGGGGTTATGATGAAAGCATTAAAGATATACTTGGTGATACATACGAGTATCCTTTTCCGGATAAAAATCAGTGCATTCGTGTATTCAGGGAACTGGATAATACCGACTATTTAGAAGTGACTCTACTCTACTTACTTAAACAGTCTGGCGGCATATCCGAGAACGCTTTTGACCTACCCCTCTGGGCAGGAAAAAGCTGGATAGACAGACCTAGAAAATGGTGGCAGCTAACATAAACGCACTTATATAACAAAAGGATGACAAGGCTAATATCATTAAACTCCATAAACCTTAGCTACCTGTGTATAATAGTCTCTATTATCTTATCATTTATCTCAATCTTAGGATTTTATTTAAATAGCCTTCTCTTCATCAGTATTCCCTTAGTGGGTTGTGCGTATTTAATTTATATAGCTTTACTATACGAGATTAGAATAAATGAGCAAGACATTATGATAACCCATCTTTATTATGGAACCAAACGGTACAAAAAAGATGAGTTTGTCAGCATTAGCCAACCAGCCATTGGACCAATGCGAATAAATCTACAAGATGGTCGTAGCTATTCATTCATGCCTAATCTAACTCGCAGTTTTTTAAAGTATACTACGCACGATAATTACGTGAAGTATTGGACTAAGGAGCTAAGCTCATAAATGTGTTATTCCAATATTGTCTAATAAGGAGCCTTCCAACTTTTCTTTGAATTTTTTCTTTACATAAAATTAGTTATAAACTCGCCTAAAATAAGTGCAATAAGCGGAAGAACAATTAGTTAGTATTTAACCAAGATTCTACAAAAGCTTTTTATGTACTACTTCGACAAAATATTTCCTTACATTTTTTTCAAAAAATGCTCCGAACCCACTCATACTTTCAGTCTTCCAATCCTCAATAATTGCTCTCTCTTTTTTCTTTACATGACTGTTGATTAACTGCACGACCACAACTCTATTACCCTGTTCATCCAAGTAGCCGAAATACTGTCTATAGCAGTTCTCAAGCTTGATATGCTGATTCGTATAACCTGCGTTAATAATGTCTTCAGCAACAGTAATTTCGACTAAAGAAGGAGTAAATCGGCTAACTGAGCCCAAGGGAATGGGAGCATTGTCAGTTGAGGCATCAAAAATCACTCCTTCTTGAAGATACTTGGTTGGTATTTTGATTACCTGAACTGGCTGGGCTAATGTAAGAAATGGCATAACGCCAATGAAAGCACAGAATACTATAAGTGACAGATGCTCCATTAGAAAAGTCTAAAATTTGATACTCGATTTACTTCTGTAAAAATTGACCAATTTTTAGTCAAGTTGAATAACTCATTTTATGTAAAGGGAATAAACTAATTTGAAGTGTTTACTAGACTTTATGAATAGCTTGGGTAAGTTTAATTTTTTTAGGGAAAATAAAATGCCCTCATTCTATTAGAAGATGCAGAGTTTGGGGACTTTTGGATAGAGTGTCTATTTGTTCCGCGTCTGTTTCCTTTACAAAAATTTTAGAGTTTTTGACCCCTACGCTACGTAGATCATTACAATATAGTACAACTTTCTTGCTCTCGCACCTTACCCATAATTCCAAGATCGCATCCATTCCTGTCATTTTACCACTCACAAAACACTCTGATTCAGGTAGCCCACCTTGTTTGCGAATTCCATAAGTGAAAGCAAACCCACGATAAAACACTCTGGTGTATTCGATTTTAGTAAAGAAAGTGCTTGAACAATTAGGCATCTGATAGACAGTATATTCGTAATTTGTCCAAGTAAAAGCGTAAACTAACCCTATCAATGAGAACAAAAAAAACGTAGCTGGAAAATATCCGATTCGCGTTAATATAATCTTAATTTTAGAGGCCATTAATCATGTGTTTCTTTTCGAAAAATAGACGATTTTCTGTTGTATAAGTGGCATTATGTAAAGCTGAGATTATTTAAGACACAACCATAGTGCAGACAATATCATATCTGTTGCTTTCAGCCATTTGAAAGACAGCTAACATTTCATCAATCAATGCAGTACTAAAATCCCGGCTGTCCTGATTATAGAAATTGGCTAGTTTCCCCTCATATGTCCTTAAGGATGATTTTACCTTTGTGTAGAAGTTTATCCAAGCTGGTATATCGATACTCTCATATGCTTGAAAGAATTTGGGTGTATCCTCTGGGGTATAACCTCTCTCTCGCATATGGTCATGATTAGCTACTGGAGTGTATTTTTCAATGCCTTCGACAATAAGTCCTAGTTTTTCTAGCTCATCCTTATTGCCAAAAGTATAGGCTAGTTCATTAAAGTGGCCTCTAAAGGTCAGTTCACCAGCATTTGTAGAGCCTTGACGAAAATAAGCTTTTATTCTATACTCCATTATTCAGTGTTTTCCTGTTGTATAATCTGTTATATCTTAAGCTAAAGCCCTGATTGGATAAAATATAACCCAAGTGACAGTTTTACGCAAGGCCGCCTGGTGGTCAGCCGTTGCCTTACGAAACGGTAAAACGACCCTACTTCCTATTCTTTTCTCAAATAGGCTCTCCAGAATCAGGTAGCCTTGGGTAGTTGCCAGGTCGTGACCGTATTGACGGCAAACCCGGCTCTGGCCAGTAGCTCTTCCTTCTTTTCGGTTGAAATAAACTTCCCCTTATTGACTTTGAAGCGGTTGTTGCGCTTGTCCTGATGGCTCAGGCCCGTCCGTGACCAGTAGTATTCGCTGTTGACCAGCGTCTCGAAAGCTTCGTCCGTGGTTAATGGCATCGTTTTTCAGGCGTTATTTTCTGTAAATCTACAAAAAACAGGCCTCCCGCGTCTTAGCGGGTGTCGCGGCTAGCCAGTGGCGGTCCGTTCACCTTCGCGCCTATGATCAAGGTGCAGGAGATGGTTCGTCAGATGCGGCTAACCGATGCCAGGGGGAAACCCAGGGCATTTTCTCTGCTGGTCTGTACGGCAAACCGGCAAAAAAAGACGGGCGGGCGAATACTGGATCTGCCCAAGGTCAGACTGCTCACCAAAAAGCGTCAATCCGAACGCTATCTGCAAGTACAGCCACTGGGCACGAAAGATGTCGTCAAGCTGCACCTCGATCTGATACTGTATTTCAACAATCAGGAGGTAGTCTGATGGCTAAGAACAGCAAAACTGTCGAATATTTTGAGGGAGCCTACCACGACGTAGCCATCCTGTCCAGTGCTGGCGTCGAAGTAGCGCTGGAACATGACCGTCCCGCCAATAAAAAATCGGCCTTTGAACCCTCCTCTCAGCCCAAAGGCAAGCCCTCAGCCGCGGTTCCGGATGAATCCCAGTTCCCGTCTATTGGTGGTGATATTCTGTCCTGGGGAGATGGCAATGATTTCCCTCAGCGCATGGTCGACCTCTACAATCAGGATCCGATCATCCCGGCCACGCTGGGTAAACTATCGGCCATGATTCAGGGTCAGGGCCTGATTGCTGTGCTGGAGGATATCGGCGACGATGGCAAAGAAGTCGTGCGGCCACTGGTCGGTCCAGCCAACATTGTCGCCGAAATACAGGAGTTTATCAGCAATGAGCTGTTCCAGCTTTATCTGCGGGAAATGGCCGCCGATGCCGCCTGGTTCTTCAATGGCTGGCCTGAAATGCTGGTCAGCAAGGATCGCACGAAAATTGTGCAATTGCACCCCTTGAGTGCGGAGGAGGTTCGCTGGTGTCGGATGCGGCCCGATGGCAGTTTGCCCCACGTTTATCTGAACGCCAACTATCCCCGCAATAACAGCGAGAGCGCCAGTACGGTCAAAATCAATGCCATCGACCCCTACCGCTGGGACGCAGTCGACTGGCTCCGGGAAAGCAGTTTTTACAACTGCGTCTATCCGATATCGATCCCCACACCCGGCAAACGGTTTTACTCGCTTCCCCACCACTACAGCCTGGTCGAATCAGGCTGGCTCGATGTGCATTTAGCCATCCCCGCCTTCAAGAAATTTCTGATGAAAAATCAGATGACCATCAAGTATCACTGGAAGGTCGATAAGGATTACTGGGGGTCGATGTATGGGGAAAAATACACCAAAGGTTCTCCAGACCAGAAGCGGGCCATCAAACAGAAGTGGCTGAATCAGATGAACAAGCAGCTCACTGATGTCAGTAAAGCGGGTAACTCGATCATTACCGACGTCACCTGGGATCCGGTCAATAAGCTCTTTAAAGATCACATCACGGTGACAGCCATCACCGATACGATGAAAGACGGCAAGTTCCTCGATGACAACATGGAGGCTGCCGCCAACATTTACTACGCCCTCAACTGGGATCCCACGATTTCAGGCTATCAGGGTGGTGGCAAAGGCGGCTCCCGCTCCGGTGGATCCGACAAACGCGAAGCCTACCTCATCGCCCTGCAGATGATCAAGCCCTTCCGGGATATGGTCCTGCAGCCAGTTCTGTTCACAGCCAAATACAACGGCTGGAAAGCGGCCATTCCCAAACTGGGCTTTCGCTGGCGTGATACGATTCTGACCACCCTGGATACCGGAGCCGGTACCGC comes from Spirosoma aureum and encodes:
- a CDS encoding helix-turn-helix domain-containing protein produces the protein MEHHGNKLRTIIKAKGFNMSELASQFGVTRAAVDKHMKSERLTRKVLRPYAEKLDFSLDAFFGDVVLKEPQPVKGGEKLTVTDGTVPAEIHWELQQKYFDLQERYNDLVVRFFPNAAQLAIAQS
- a CDS encoding VapE domain-containing protein, which produces MSKAADKPIKFLLIMDYLEKKYDFRFNTVSIDLEYKTKQETDWKTLNPADLEVELLREGFTGFDKQLAALLKSSFVPRFDPILEYFESLPPWDNQNDYIGILANYVRTTDQEFYLRQFKKMLVRMVAQGLNAIAFNKHCFTFYSNQNDGKTYFFENLLQGTGLAEYAKKNIEFEGKDAKRSLAENFMINLDELAGLSKQDVNRAKAFFSESQIKLRLPYDKKDSIMSRRASFVGSTNQREFLVDETGNVRWIVFEVLSINHDNGGPNGYKAVDINKVWAQAYFLFKNDYPVQLDKDEIAHSENNNARYGRDSVEYQMLLQYFTPVGKEQGGTFYQPYKLVERLTQLASNTVRLTSENIGRALKKMGVEKAQTRIGQLPVWGYYLTENLLNAADQPGGKSDIPF
- a CDS encoding CHC2 zinc finger domain-containing protein — encoded protein: MIELQTIEQLKQAVRITDYLYSKGFTPCNSTGKQFVYRSPLTNEKSASFFVEPELNVFSDFSSGEKGDNIRLVRLIDQVDFVTAIRTLQRLQPYESVPFSLGASKEYILQPDQQRHEITAICPLQHRALVQYLEKRAIPFAMAFNYVKEIHYRLNADGRHYFGIGFETDKGSWAVRSENFKTHIGSQSVTTLETPGSTSINLFEGFFDFLSALVYFRVKTMRNTAIILNTTTNLNKVIDRLKAAQCVYTFLDNDKGGRKALDDIKAAGCTVIDRSTLYADYNDFNERLQAL
- a CDS encoding toxin-antitoxin system YwqK family antitoxin, with translation MPINDSRYCINAAKGIPAFVVLLICWFSTLFSCKDSAYSHIDYFKDGSIKTTCKTIEDSIVLITDYYQNHTIKNVRTAVNGQLKGISQSFNEQGVMIAKTTWLHDKQHGQSLYYYPNGRLKQRVNFMYGLRCGEYKEYYNSTGNQVRFLVNYLVIGKKEYPNEYFEYDRAGKLINQSPLVKAAYKTNYSDCTAHLTLQLITPDFPEMTVLIGNYDAFFNLNDSTSLHTYSTTRLLNNVAIKLPVVNDTIIRGVIVNYKQLKSDRKPLTKMMGKDLYWSLAIKGCQRLNSHLTSID